The following are from one region of the Salvia hispanica cultivar TCC Black 2014 chromosome 1, UniMelb_Shisp_WGS_1.0, whole genome shotgun sequence genome:
- the LOC125213938 gene encoding putative disease resistance protein RGA3: MIQAFLNDAEKKSITENAVKLWLRELEVMAFEADNVLDELSYQLLQKQVEKMKTSSHSPKAKDWVLSCILSCKSIMRRRNMANTMKKINAEFESMNQRATDLGLQSIVQNAPIATHISTETNSIRSDPIFVGRDDDVSKVVYMLTRIPQDRTISIVALVEMGGMGKTTLTRNVFNHKRLKTFESHIWVHVSQTFDPIGLYNKIHSTLTPTTSDRVERVEHEEIILKKLQEALRAKTYLLVLDDVWNEDVLKWETFINNIEGVSSKEGNGIIITTRSQKVASIVNPFYIHRVNGLLDEQCWSIIKRKTFDGNAEVPPGFETIGKEIAKRC, translated from the coding sequence ATGATCCAAGCCTTCTTGAATGATGCAGAGAAGAAATCCATCACTGAAAATGCTGTCAAATTATGGTTAAGGGAGCTTGAAGTCATGGCTTTCGAAGCTGATAATGTCTTGGACGAACTCAGCTATCAACTTCTACAAAAACAAGTGGAGAAAATGAAGACATCCAGTCACAGTCCCAAGGCCAAGGATTGGGTACTATCATGCATCTTATCCTGCAAAAGCATTATGCGCCGGCGTAATATGGCTAAcacaatgaaaaaaatcaatgcGGAGTTTGAGTCTATGAACCAAAGGGCAACAGATCTTGGCCTTCAAAGCATAGTTCAAAATGCACCTATTGCTACTCATATTTCCACCGAGACTAATTCCATCAGGAGTGATCCAATCTTTGTCGGAAGAGATGATGATGTCTCTAAAGTTGTTTACATGCTGACCCGTATCCCCCAAGATCGGACCATCTCCATCGTTGCTCTTGTCGAAATGGGGGGTATGGGAAAGACCACGTTGACTCGGAATGTCTTCAATCACAAAAGGCTAAAGACATTCGAATCACATATTTGGGTTCATGTTTCTCAAACTTTTGATCCAATTGGTCTCTACAACAAAATCCACTCAACATTGACTCCAACCACCAGTGATAGAGTTGAGCGAGTTGAGCATGAGGAAATTATCCTTAAAAAGCTTCAAGAAGCTCTCAGGGCTAAAACTTATCTTCTTGTTCTTGACGATGTTTGGAATGAAGATGTTCTGAAATGGGAAACCTTTATAAATAACATTGAGGGAGTTTCTTCTAAAGAGGGAAATGGCATTATCATCACTACCAGGAGTCAAAAGGTTGCTTCAATTGTTAACCCATTTTATATTCATCGAGTGAATGGCTTATTAGATGAACAGTGCTGGTccataataaaaagaaaaacttttGATGGAAATGCAGAAGTTCCACCAGGATTTGAGACGATAGGGAAAGAGATTGCAAAAAGATGTTAG
- the LOC125213988 gene encoding putative disease resistance protein RGA3 gives MKGVSSTLGNGIIITTRSKKVASTVNPFYNYPVKGLSHEECWSIIKTKAFDGNAEVPSGFETIGKEIAKRCQGLPLAAKVVGGVLCRCKSVQDWRSIKENWLSDGEGGETISTILKLSYDHLSSPSLKKCFAYCSIFPKGKVIVKEELIELWMAEGFLQPIGRDDMESVGNMFLNVLLQNSLLQAAEADFYGRECCMMHDLVHDLASSVLYTNNTDGSTIVRYKFHEKDSSDIPEEVSRNLRTLLLWGGGNSGTIFSNFKSLHNLTLYGYRYKELSSSIRELIHLRNLNISYTSIANIPEWIGIFIYIVRTELPAEIGRLTSLQTLEKFNVGKEKGYQIEELGSLKNLKGTLEIKNLERVRDKEEAMKANMLEKSNLSKLVFSWDERV, from the exons ATGAAGGGAGTTTCTTCTACTCTGGGGAATGGCATTATCATCACTACCAGGAGTAAAAAGGTTGCTTCAACTGTTAACCCATTTTATAATTATCCAGTGAAGGGCTTATCACATGAAGAGTGCTGGTccataatcaaaacaaaagcTTTTGATGGGAATGCAGAAGTTCCATCCGGATTTGAGACGATTGGGAAAGAGATTGCGAAAAGATGTCAGGGTTTGCCATTGGCTGCCAAAGTGGTTGGGGGTGTGCTTTGTCGCTGTAAATCCGTACAAGATTGGCGCTCCATCAAAGAAAATTGGCTTTCGGATGGTGAAGGAGGTGAAACTATTTCAACAATATTGAAATTGAGCTATGATCACCTGTCTTCACCGTCACTCAAGAAGTGCTTCGCTTATTGTTCGATTTTCCCCAAAGGAAAGGTAATTGTGAAGGAGGAGCTGATTGAACTTTGGATGGCAGAAGGGTTTCTTCAACCTATCGGAAGAGATGATATGGAGTCTGTGGGCAACATGTTTTTGAATGTGCTTCTACAGAACTCATTATTGCAAGCTGCAGAGGCAGATTTTTATGGAAGGGAATGTTGTATGATGCACGATCTTGTGCATGATCTTGCATCTTCTGTTTTATACACTAATAATACAGATGGCAGCACTATAGTTCGATACAAGTTTCACGAAAAAGATTCAAGTGATATTCCAGAAGAAGTGTCGAGAAATTTGCGTACATTATTGCTCTGGGGAGGTGGAAACTCTGGTACCATATTCTCTAACTTCAAAAGTCTGCATAATCTAACTCTTTATGGTTATCGTTATAAAGAGTTGTCCAGTTCAATTAGGGAATTGATACATTTGAGAAATCTCAATATTTCTTATACATCAATTGCAAACATTCCCGAGTGGATTG GCATCTTTATCTACATTGTGAGAACGGAGTTGCCTGCAGAGATTGGGAGATTAACTAGTCTCCAAACACTTGAGAAGTTTAATGTGGGAAAAGAGAAGGGCTACCAAATTGAAGAGCTCGGAAGTTTGAAGAATCTCAAAGGAACGCTAGAGATTAAGAATCTTGAAAGGGTGCGTGACAAGGAAGAGGCTATGAAAGCAAATATGTTGGAGAAGTCAAACTTGTCTAAACTGGTGTTTAGTTGGGATGAGAGAGTGTGA